From one Macellibacteroides fermentans genomic stretch:
- a CDS encoding DUF4494 domain-containing protein, with the protein MHNWFECKVTYEKMMENGMQKKVTEPYLVDALSFTEAEARIIEEIQPYITGDFTVADIKRAKISELFFNEAGDRFFKFKVYFITLDEKSGAEKKTAVNMLAQACTLKEAIAVLEEGMKSTMADYSIGSVAETMLMDVFPFAVDDKKEAR; encoded by the coding sequence ATGCATAATTGGTTTGAGTGTAAGGTAACTTACGAGAAGATGATGGAAAACGGGATGCAGAAGAAAGTAACGGAACCTTACTTGGTTGATGCCTTGTCGTTTACAGAAGCCGAAGCTCGGATTATCGAAGAGATCCAGCCCTATATTACAGGCGATTTCACTGTAGCTGATATCAAGCGCGCCAAGATTTCGGAGCTTTTCTTCAATGAGGCCGGCGACCGCTTCTTTAAGTTTAAGGTTTACTTCATCACGCTTGACGAAAAGAGTGGCGCGGAGAAGAAGACTGCTGTCAATATGCTTGCACAGGCTTGTACCCTGAAAGAGGCTATTGCAGTTCTGGAAGAAGGCATGAAGAGCACTATGGCTGATTATTCCATCGGATCTGTTGCCGAAACCATGCTGATGGATGTATTTCCTTTTGCTGTTGACGATAAAAAAGAGGCTCGTTAA
- a CDS encoding YggS family pyridoxal phosphate-dependent enzyme, protein MSISSNIKQLQASIPEGVTLVAVSKFHPVEALQEAYAAGQRVFGENKAQELLLKQEVMPKDIQWHFIGHLQSNKVKTIAPFIHTIHSIDSAKLLQEVDKQAARFNRTIRVLLQIYIAREDTKFGLSFEECIELLESGLIADCKHVEVCGLMGMATNTDNETQICEEFAKLNTFFKTVKASYFSNQDSFREISMGMSHDYKLAIAEGSTMIRVGSSIFGERSY, encoded by the coding sequence ATGAGCATATCGTCTAACATAAAACAGTTACAAGCGTCTATCCCTGAAGGGGTAACGCTTGTTGCTGTTTCAAAGTTTCATCCTGTGGAAGCTTTGCAGGAAGCCTATGCTGCCGGTCAGCGTGTTTTTGGAGAAAACAAAGCACAGGAACTGCTTTTAAAACAGGAAGTGATGCCAAAAGACATTCAGTGGCACTTTATAGGGCATCTGCAAAGTAATAAAGTAAAAACAATTGCTCCGTTTATTCATACGATCCACAGTATTGATTCTGCTAAATTATTACAGGAGGTGGACAAGCAGGCTGCCAGGTTCAACCGCACCATACGCGTTTTACTACAGATTTACATCGCACGGGAAGATACTAAATTCGGACTTAGCTTTGAAGAGTGCATCGAATTACTGGAAAGTGGCCTTATTGCCGACTGTAAGCATGTAGAGGTTTGCGGATTGATGGGCATGGCCACCAATACCGACAACGAAACTCAAATCTGTGAGGAATTTGCCAAACTGAATACTTTCTTTAAAACAGTAAAAGCATCATACTTTTCAAACCAGGATTCCTTCCGTGAAATTTCAATGGGAATGAGCCACGATTATAAGCTTGCCATTGCGGAAGGGAGCACAATGATACGCGTTGGAAGCAGTATTTTTGGGGAACGCTCTTACTAG